Within the Erigeron canadensis isolate Cc75 chromosome 6, C_canadensis_v1, whole genome shotgun sequence genome, the region ttgttttaattagtGGATCATATTGATTATTCATATGTTTCTTTACGTGATGTgacagtaaaaaaaataaatttggtgGTTGGTGATAAATGAGGATATACatgtgtttaattaatttattattaattaattaatgagtatatagtaattattttttaaattccCATAGTGCCCTTTCAGACGTCCATGTATCAATTAGAGTTactttatttaccaaaatgtcaTGGATGGTTAATAACCATTGATCTAACTTATTTGATGGCTGTAATTAGTTTTCGCAGTTTTCGATATTTTTTTAGTTCTCGCTTTAtcttcactctctctctctctctctctctctatatatatatatatatatatattcaaaacaagTCAATGGATCAAGATAATCATTCAACGTACTTATGTAAGATAACACCTAAATCCCAAGCTTGGGTCTTTTCATCTTCATCCTTAATCGCCTAGGTCTTCAGTTGGTGTGGTAGTGGCTTGTCGCTTGAACATTAACGCCTAGTTTGTTTTCATTCGTCGATTCCTCTACACCGAATATTTGTGGATGCGTAAGTTTTAACCAACCCAAAAAACTTTTCGTAGAAAAGTTCCATCTTTGTTTCATTTAGTTCTCTCTCTAGCATGGCCACATCCTATCCATAGCCTGGTTTAAGAGGCGATTAACGACCTCCATTGATTCGCCTCTTTGCTTGATATAGTTTCTATAAAAGCTTGACAATATTTCAATAATCTGTCAAAAAGATTAATGTAggatttttatagaaaaataagCATGTATGTAAAATAGTAATAACTTACTGAGATAGATTGGCCCCTTAATCTAGAAGGACTTGTTGATACTGTGGAAGAAGAAAGATTAGCCATAGATGtattgaaaatatttataaaagaaaaaaaattaattattgaaTGTATTTGAAATAAAGATCTTTGGCATGAGAAAAATAACGAAATTTTAAAATAGTGATTAGATCTGCTAtttggaaaatataaataaactttaacaatCATGTTCATTATACATATCattgattttcaaaaaaaatataccaTTCACATTGATCCTGCCAAAGTGACAATTGCTATTCACTATTTGAATAATTGAACCATACTGATTactatcttttattatttattattattactatattatattgtattataCTATAcatcaattgataatttgatatctCATTCGGTAAAAGATTATAAATGAGAAAAAAAGTTAGGTCAAACCCTTCATACATAGTTTATTAAAAACCATTCTAGAGTTCAACATCCCAAAAGGTATGTATGGCTTAAGGATCGAGTTACGGGATGCAGACACTTTTTCGTAATGACAACATAAATAATTTGACAAAATATATGCTAGACAAATTGTTAATGATGTGAAAAAAGCCGTGAAACGGTTGCACGAAAATGcaacaaaagttataaaaaatagCTTATTGATTTGATGTTTTCAGGAAACACCATAcgtgtatattttttattgtgactttttattttatgttactTTTTATTATCTCCCTACTCTTTTCACATCTACTCTATTCATCATAAAACTAGGTTTTTTTACCTACGCGATGCATGGTTGTTGAATTgatttttcaaagtttttaatatttacattGATAGTCAATAAATTTTAGTTTGGTTATCATAGTTTGAATGTGTTGTTTATTTTTGTAGctacaataaaatttaaaaaaatagaatctTATTgtcaaaatttacaaaataaaaaataaaataatcaattgaaaaaaaagacatttaagaaaaagtaagaaaaaCTACACATTGACAAATGTATGATCGATCTAAGAGTTTTCTCtatcaattaaatataagatATGCGATGCGTGGCTGTtgaattcatttttcaaaatcttaatatttacattgataattaataaatttagttTGATTATCATAGTTTGAATGTGTTGTTTATTTTTGTAGctacaataaaattaaaagaataaaacctTACTGTTAAAATTTacaaagtgaaaaaaataaaataatcaattgaacaaacaaaacattaaaaaaaataaaaataaaaagaaaaactccaCATTGCCAAGTATATCATTAatctaagatttttttttataaataagatatgagatgtttttctttataatataaaagggTGCCCGCGCATTTGATAAGAGTTTGTAGCATGTGAGATGTCGTAACGGTAATACAAGTTATTTAGATTACTTTTATAAGATGCGACGATGAAACATCTTACCGTGGTTATCATTCTAATTATAAGTCGAAGATTAGATGCAAAAATTAAccattttgaataaatttgttAGGTTATACAGCGATAGTTTGAGGATATTGAAAAAAGTactgaatttcttaaaataagggATGCGAGTTTGTTTTTTTAGGGATTATAGATTAGAAATATAGACATAAAAAGTAATTAGTGGATCCGTCAATTTAGACCATGGTGGTTAAAGTTTTCAGATTTAAGGACTATTAATGCAAGTGAACTTGAACCGGGAGGATGGAGtgaaattgcaaaagtgtacaAACTACAAGGACCATTCTTGTATTTAACTCTTAGTTAAAAATGATAAGATTTCATGCAAAGGCCGAGGTCTTTTTCTAACATTAAGATAAAACCTCGAAGCAGTTTCTCTATCGGGATAAAGATAAGATCTCTATACATCTTCACCTCCTCATACACTGTCAAAATATTGAGTTTCAAACTCATAAAAAATGGCAATGAGCAATTCCTCGTTGCAACTAAAATTTAAGGTggttaatatgaaaaaataaaaaataaaaatttaaggagGTTGATCTACCAGTAGCTAAGACTACAAGGACTTAAAAagtaaagtttaaaaaaaataaacttccGGCTTTGCAGTAGCAGCAGCAGCTCCGGCCATTATTATtcgaaaaaaagaaaaaaccgtCGGCGACCACCGTAACAGCAGCACCTCCGGCCAGCGAAAATCTTCAATCATCAGTTTCCACCGTTACTTATTCACCACTGTTATGTGAATCTCCAGTAAATCGTTTTTCACCACCGTAAATAATTGTCATGTGTGATAGGGTTTCAATGTAAGCAGActatatctttcatttttttaatttcaatatcTATCtgtatatacgtatatatatatatttttataattattctgatatatatatttatataaattttgttattgtttttgaagTAGTAGCAAGATTTTTGGGCCATCAATTCGGAAGTGTTACGCGAATCGATTTGTAAGTATTCTTTCATTTctcaacctttttctttcaCATTTTACTTCCAAAAAAATTAGAAAGTTTAATTCGGTTTAGAACGACGGAGTGGGATATAATGTATGTTTGGACCCAACCGACCCTTTGGACCCGACCGACCCTTCCTGAAGGACCAGTACGATACAATGTATGTTTATTTTTGGGTACCGCCCCGTGGAGTGGGAATGTATTTGAGCCCGTGACCATTTTCTAATTACTCCGCGGTGCCACACAAAGCATTTACACCGGATTTTTGATAAAACTAAAGCTGAATTTTCAGTAGTAATGTTCAAAAGTTGCCGAGCTTAAAGAATACTTGTTTTTGTGTAGGGGAGAAACAAGGATTCAAGACTTAATTCAAGGAAAGGAATACCGAAAGAATGGAGAAGTCCTACAAGATTATACGGTAGTTGATATTTCACAATTTTAATAAAGGAAAAGAGAGAAATGGCTCATTATGTTATTGGTTTCAGTGATCAGATTTATTCTATATTGCATTTTATGGATTACAAACCTTTTTTTTAGCTGAATTAGTTGCGCACATTGATACATGAAAACATTAACAAGTTGACTTGAAAGAAGAAGCGGGACATGTGGATTGTAGAGATCTAATGATTGTTCTTTGCCGTTGTTGGTTAGGTTATCCGGTGAATCCAGTTACAGGGTCAGTCCAGAAGCAAATCGTGAATGCACTTTACTTGGGAGAAAGAGGGAAGGCTTCGTCTTTGCTGTCTCAGATTGGGTGCAAGAAACATATGTTGAGTGCTAATCATTTCGTTCAAATTCTTAAATATTGTGCATTGACGCCTGATCCTCTGGTAGGCCTTGTTACGAGGTTATTATGAATTATACTTGCGTTGTCAAGTTTCATGAATCTATTCTCGTTTGTAGTTTGTGATGGAGATTTGGAAAACTATGGAGGAGAAAGGAATTGATATGAACAATAAATGTCATGCTCTTATGATCCAAGCTCTCTGCAAAGGAGGTTACTTAGATGAGGTATAATCATTTTAGACATAGGTTTCCTTATATCATTATGCTTCTACCTCGCAGTAATATCATTATAGCAACTTTATTTTCTACAATCAAGTTGCACATTAAGATGTTGAAGCGAAACAGAAGTTACATATTGATTAgttgacttgaaaaagaaatacTTGACTTTTGCACATGACAAAACACAGCTGGTGTTATAGGTCAAGATTTAGAGACAGGGCTGATAATGATTTGATTTATGTTCATTTTATGTAGGCATTTAACTTGATGTATAATTGTGCTGAAACTCAATATCTTTATCCTACTCTGCAAAAATATAACACCCTTCTGGGAGCTTCTATAAGGAAGCAGAGTGCAAGTCATACCAGTAAATGTTTAGACATGATGGATCATGACATGATGTGGAAGGATGAAGTAACTTATATCGAGCTTCTCCAGGTATGTAGAGCCATAGCAATTAAATTCTCAAATTCAGGGAAAGGTTATGTTATaaatctatgtttttttttatgttcataaTCTTTGTAAGCATCACGGAAAAGGATATACTCCAATTTTACATGTAGAGATTATTGTGGTTTTGTTGAATGTTTGTTTTCCAACTATATTAATTGAATAGCCATGAGGCAAAAGGAAATTGTAGAGTTTTAGATACCCAAGAAGAAAGAAAACTGTCATCTCACTTTTTAACAAGTACTAAATAATATACAAATCTCAAAATtgacaagttaaaaaaaaagttggcaTACCTTTTATTTGCTTAATTAGTGATAAGTTGCCGTGTTATCCGGTGAGTGTATTTTAAGTTTGTTGTTTCAGCTTGCAGTTATGCAGAAAAATCTCTCTGCAGTTCATAGTATCTGGAAGGAATATGCGAAATATTATAATTTCAACCTTATCTCTCTAAGAAAATTTGTTCTGTCCTTTACGAGATTGGGAGATTTGGAAACTGCTCTTGAAGCTTTACGGCATTTGGTGACTGTAGCTTTCCAGGGTAGATTCACAGTCAAGATAACTGCTGAAGAAAAAATGGTCATTCCAAGATTTGATATACCGATACCcttttttagtaattttgaaTGGAGCAGACCTAAAAAGGATAGTATAACTGCAGTTCCTTCCATATATGAAATGGGTACTGGAGAAAACAACATGGACAATCAAAAAGTTTCTGTGTTTGACTTTAATGAAGTAAGAAGTGTTGGAATGGTGGTTGGGAATGCAAAAAATATTCCTGTTATGAGGATCTTGAGGCTGTCCTTCACTGATGTTATACATGCTTGTGTACGACCTAAAAACCATGAGCTTGCAGAACAATTGTTCTTTCAGGTAGTGTATATTTCTCGtttacattcttttttttttttaaaaacgagttagtagttagcattcgagacaccacagggacatccaattgggcagtatgcggtGCTTGAACCACACATACAATCTTGTAGTACTGTCAGTGCGGCACATTCTAATTGTTTCTTTTTACGCTAACTTTTTTAAGCTACCTTTGTATTAATAATGTGTCAGGGTCGGCCATTAATAATACAATTTAATAGACCTGGGCACCTGGCCATCTTTCCCATTTCTCTTTGAAGGTAGCCAACTAATTAATATTGTACTTTCTAATTTTATGTTGGTCTATTTGGTCTAGATGCAAAATCTTGGCATTGAACCATCACGTGGTGCATATGATGGTCTTATTAGAGTGCTTGTTAAACAGAGAGGTTTGCAGGATGGCATGGAAGTGGTATTTGTTTGCTTCTATTCTCATTATGACTCATACTTCGTATCTGACTAACCACTTCTTGCATTTGGGTTGACATCAGCTTTTTTCTTGGCTGTTTTGGGCAGTTAAAGTTGATGCAACAAAAGAATATAAAGCCACTTGATTCTACTTTGGCAGCAATATCAGTTGGTTGCATCAAATATTTGGAACTGGATTTGGCCGAGGCATTCTTGGATCAGATGTCCAAATGCACTAGTGCACGTCCTTATAATAAGCTGCTTGAAGCATGTGACACACTGGTCAGTAAGCAAATCcttaaaaaatgtatatcttAACTAGAGGTGGCATTATTAACCCATTTACCTATGAAtaggttgtttttcttttaaattttttaatctcaaatgggtcaaaccaAGAACTTTAAGCCCCTAATAGCAAACTGGTCGAATGGGTTGAAGCTCAACCGAGgtctatataaaatatatacaaccgTGTAGATTGTTttattcgaatatatatatatatatatattatgattgcattatttttcttttattcgaGAATTCACATCTGAGTAAAAGAAGACTCGCCCTCCCTGGGTAATTTGAATAGGGAAAATCTCATTCGTTTACCGGTTTAATCACAATAAACATACAAAGTGGTTAATACTGTT harbors:
- the LOC122606138 gene encoding pentatricopeptide repeat-containing protein At1g76280 isoform X2 produces the protein MCDRVSISKIFGPSIRKCYANRFGRNKDSRLNSRKGIPKEWRSPTRLYGYPVNPVTGSVQKQIVNALYLGERGKASSLLSQIGCKKHMLSANHFVQILKYCALTPDPLFVMEIWKTMEEKGIDMNNKCHALMIQALCKGGYLDEAFNLMYNCAETQYLYPTLQKYNTLLGASIRKQSASHTSKCLDMMDHDMMWKDEVTYIELLQLAVMQKNLSAVHSIWKEYAKYYNFNLISLRKFVLSFTRLGDLETALEALRHLVTVAFQGRFTVKITAEEKMVIPRFDIPIPFFSNFEWSRPKKDSITAVPSIYEMGTGENNMDNQKVSVFDFNEVRSVGMVVGNAKNIPVMRILRLSFTDVIHACVRPKNHELAEQLFFQMQNLGIEPSRGAYDGLIRVLVKQRGLQDGMEVLKLMQQKNIKPLDSTLAAISVGCIKYLELDLAEAFLDQMSKCTSARPYNKLLEACDTLDQPERGVRVFGKMKQLKVAPNIRTYEFLFSLFGNVNAPYENGNILSQAEAAKRIKLIEDDMMRNGIQHSYLSMRNLLKALGSEGMISGLFDYLRRAENQFTPGTPIYNIVLHSLIEANEGQMAIHVFKTLMAGGYCPNDVTFTIMIDCCAITGSYKSALGLTASMFRHGYPPQVQTYTALVKLVLALGDFDQALVLLNQACIEGIHLDALLFNTILREASWKDRIDIIEFVMDRMHKEKVTPDPETCGYVFSAYVDGGFYNTAMEALQVMSIHMFSYEEIDEEKKMVFEKEFIYAEDSEAEFRTLDLFKDSEENLSVALLNLRWCAMMGSSISWSTNESQWFKRLSATNYSR
- the LOC122606138 gene encoding pentatricopeptide repeat-containing protein At1g76280 isoform X1, which produces MCDRVSISSKIFGPSIRKCYANRFGRNKDSRLNSRKGIPKEWRSPTRLYGYPVNPVTGSVQKQIVNALYLGERGKASSLLSQIGCKKHMLSANHFVQILKYCALTPDPLFVMEIWKTMEEKGIDMNNKCHALMIQALCKGGYLDEAFNLMYNCAETQYLYPTLQKYNTLLGASIRKQSASHTSKCLDMMDHDMMWKDEVTYIELLQLAVMQKNLSAVHSIWKEYAKYYNFNLISLRKFVLSFTRLGDLETALEALRHLVTVAFQGRFTVKITAEEKMVIPRFDIPIPFFSNFEWSRPKKDSITAVPSIYEMGTGENNMDNQKVSVFDFNEVRSVGMVVGNAKNIPVMRILRLSFTDVIHACVRPKNHELAEQLFFQMQNLGIEPSRGAYDGLIRVLVKQRGLQDGMEVLKLMQQKNIKPLDSTLAAISVGCIKYLELDLAEAFLDQMSKCTSARPYNKLLEACDTLDQPERGVRVFGKMKQLKVAPNIRTYEFLFSLFGNVNAPYENGNILSQAEAAKRIKLIEDDMMRNGIQHSYLSMRNLLKALGSEGMISGLFDYLRRAENQFTPGTPIYNIVLHSLIEANEGQMAIHVFKTLMAGGYCPNDVTFTIMIDCCAITGSYKSALGLTASMFRHGYPPQVQTYTALVKLVLALGDFDQALVLLNQACIEGIHLDALLFNTILREASWKDRIDIIEFVMDRMHKEKVTPDPETCGYVFSAYVDGGFYNTAMEALQVMSIHMFSYEEIDEEKKMVFEKEFIYAEDSEAEFRTLDLFKDSEENLSVALLNLRWCAMMGSSISWSTNESQWFKRLSATNYSR